A genome region from Pseudomonas pergaminensis includes the following:
- a CDS encoding response regulator transcription factor: MRGPRESSQAPYSVPNALRRRINLAGKPLTPAEREILRWASEGKTVWEISQIRATSEATVKFHLRNIYGKLQVSNRVQALNEAARMGLF, encoded by the coding sequence ATGAGAGGTCCAAGGGAATCATCCCAAGCGCCTTATTCGGTGCCCAATGCGCTGAGGCGACGGATCAACCTGGCCGGAAAGCCGCTGACGCCTGCGGAGCGGGAGATACTGCGTTGGGCTTCCGAAGGCAAGACTGTCTGGGAGATCAGCCAGATACGCGCCACCTCCGAAGCCACGGTGAAATTCCACCTGCGCAACATCTATGGCAAGTTGCAAGTCAGCAACCGTGTCCAGGCGCTGAACGAAGCGGCGCGCATGGGGCTATTCTGA
- a CDS encoding DUF3509 domain-containing protein: MSLIQDKFASVFSNYDVTTQPRPDGGILLTLRNSEGKQVKRSISYQQLHTADQLTWVISAIRRDLAEQASDLPQISMLQSQNRFALPTYHSA, encoded by the coding sequence ATGAGCCTGATCCAAGATAAATTCGCTTCAGTATTCTCCAACTACGACGTCACCACCCAGCCACGTCCTGACGGTGGCATCCTGTTGACCCTGCGTAACAGTGAAGGCAAACAGGTCAAGCGCTCGATCTCTTACCAACAACTGCACACTGCCGACCAGCTGACCTGGGTCATCAGCGCCATTCGCCGCGACCTGGCAGAACAAGCCAGCGATCTGCCGCAAATTTCGATGTTGCAAAGCCAGAACCGCTTTGCCCTGCCGACCTACCATTCGGCTTAA